From Acipenser ruthenus chromosome 2, fAciRut3.2 maternal haplotype, whole genome shotgun sequence, a single genomic window includes:
- the LOC117421023 gene encoding cilia- and flagella-associated protein 53, whose translation MLVGPRSRPRCREFTGPTPHSVAVRAKFPSAKPPSFLILERRRQDEAREEVLAFTKYHSQCAMKSNWEKITDRRIMHGTVQRRVHEAMHQYRMGIKERRERLRDLLDTEEKHYINEMESMEETTLERQAKMRERAKTLRERRESERQKLVVEKRDQQFREQCEELRSLMTHRRQGEVCSDRKVQLAMKEEIRKAEKEQEKLFADLWDKDRLAKEEREEQEALKQMERNREVLDVLQVQRAALEAQKTEEKRLKEEEAQLLKEQRELLKLEKERGWLEKLQNQQQTKNLLDESLRLKIRRLGREYQEEVALDMKIMEQVLNEVHDETEERHQRKIELREEQKRYRQYLAQQLQEQKQQERELDKLLEAELKKSWAKRDKQWSLEKEARKRLMKEVMETRKVQIQDKLDGNTQMQMELAKDRELLAKAIEEHNALEEERQAKQKRVNLEYQDDLFAQMAYMQQLREAEKAEEWHEFDAGISSQQTYQKKLEEILSRPYMSKEQVHPFRRSRVSTPKDWLPA comes from the exons aTGTTGGTGGGTCCGAGAAGCAGACCACGCTGCAGGGAGTTTACAGGACCAACTCCACATTCAGTAGCTGTG AGAGCAAAGTTCCCATCTGCAAAGCCACCAAGTTTTTTAATTCTAGAAAGAAGAAGACAAGATGAAGCCAGGGAGGAAGTTTTGGCTTTTACAAAATACCACAGCCAGTGTGCCATGAAATCCAACTGGGAGAAGATCACAGACAGGCGGATCATGCATGGCACTGTCCAGAGGAGGGTCCATGAGGCTATGCATCAGTACAGAATGGGGATCAAGGAAAGGAGGGAAAG GCTACGTGATCTGTTGGACACTGAAGAGAAACATTATATCAACGAAATGGAATCCATGGAAGAGACAACATTAGAGCGACAGGCTAAAATGAGAGAAAGAGCCAAAACcctgagagagagaagagaaagcgAGAGACAAAAATTAGTTGTTGAAAAACGAGATCAGCAGTTCAG GGAGCAGTGTGAGGAACTGCGTTCTCTGATGACACACCGACGACAGGGCGAGGTTTGCTCTGACAGGAAGGTCCAGCTCGCCATGAAGGAGGAGATCCGGAAGGCGGAGAAGGAGCAGGAGAAGCTCTTCGCTGACCTCTGGGACAAGGACAGGCTGGCCAaagaggagcgggaggagcaggAAGCACTGAAACAGATGGAGAGGAACCGGGAGGTGCTGGATGTTCTCCAGGTCCAAAGGGCAGCACTTGAAGCCCAAAAGACAGAAGAAAAACGTCTGAAGGAAGAGGAGGCCCAGCTGCTG AAGGAGCAGCGGGAGCTGCTGAAGCTAGAAAAGGAGCGTGGATGGCTTGAGAAACTGCAGAATCAGCAGCAGACCAAGAATCTCCTGGATGAGTCTCTGCGTCTGAAGATTAGGCGCCTGGGCAGGGAGTATCAGGAGGAGGTTGCCCTGGACATGAAGATCATGGAGCAGGTTCTCAACGAGGTGCACGACGAGACAGAGGAGAGGCACCAGAGGAAG ATAGAGCTCCGTGAGGAGCAAAAGAGGTACAGGCAGTACCTGGCACAACAGCTACAGGAGCAAAAACAGCAGGAGAGGGAGTTGGACAAGCTACTCGAAGCAGAGCTGAAGAAGTCCTGGGCCAAGAGAGACAAGCAGTGGAGTCTGGAGAAGGAGGCGAGGAAACGTCTCATGAAGGAGGTCATGGAGACACGGAAGGTTCAGATTCAGGACAAAC TGGATGGAAATACTCAAATGCAGATGGAACTTGCCAAAGACCGAGAGCTGTTGGCCAAAGCCATTGAAGAGCACAATGCATTAGAAGAGGAACGACAAGCTAA ACAAAAGAGAGTGAACCTGGAATACCAGGACGATTTGTTTGCCCAGATGGCATACATGCAGCAACTCCGAGAGGCTGAGAAAGCTGAGGAGTGGCACGAGTTTGATGCAGGGATCAGTTCTCAGCAAACCTACCAGAAAAAGCTGGAAGAAATCCTTTCCCGTCCATATATGAGTAAAGAACAAGTCCATCCCTTCAGAAGATCCAGAGTTTCCACGCCTAAGGACTGGCTCCCAGCTTAA
- the LOC131699119 gene encoding tetraspanin-36-like — translation MDCGIITSKSVLLFLSVIFWLAGACLSYVGSYVFTSYKNYDNFLEDKYTLLPAVIILVVAVVMFIIGIIGCCATLRESRVGLGFFLVIILIIFAAEVAAFVLAIVYQGRIKSDVERSMNDVFQKYDGSNAESRAVDYLQQQVQCCGVNSYIDWNTTQWYNSTGNHSVPESCCKQGFTNCTGSMNQTENIYTLGCESKLARILQDVLSYAMLVILGFAILKFFGMLSVCVITCKNRRQREYQPLYSGTYA, via the exons ATGGATTGTGGAATAATAACTTCTAAATCTGTTTTACTTTTTCTCAGTGTAATATTCTGG CTTGCAGGCGCCTGTCTTTCTTACGTGGGATCCTATGTGTTCACCAGCTACAAAAACTATGACAACTTCCTGGAAGACAAATACACTCTGCTGCCTGCAGTGATCATCCTTGTTGTTGCCGTGGTGATGTTCATCATCGGAATTATTGGCTGCTGCGCCACACTACGGGAGTCTCGTGTTGGACTGGGATTT TTCCTGGTCATTATCCTGATCATTTTTGCTGCTGAAGTTGCTGCCTTTGTGCTTGCAATCGTCTACCAGGGACGG ataaaaagTGATGTTGAGAGATCAATGAATGATGTATTCCAGAAGTATGATGGAAGTAATGCTGAAAGCAGGGCAGTGGATTACTTGCAACAACAG GTGCAGTGCTGTGGAGTCAATAGCTACATTGACTGGAATACCACTCAGTGGTACAACTCCACTGGTAACCACTCTGTGCCTGAGAGCTGCTGCAAACAGGGCTTTACTAACTGCACCGGGAGCATGAACCAAACAGAAAACATCTACACTCTG GGCTGTGAATCCAAGCTGGCGCGCATCCTGCAAGATGTGCTGAGTTATGCCATGCTGGTGATCCTGGGATTTGCCATTCTGAAG TTTTTTGGgatgctgagtgtgtgtgtgatcacATGCAAGAACAGGAGACAGCGTGAATATCAGCCTTTGTATTCAGGAACGTATGCATAA
- the LOC131696776 gene encoding spindle and kinetochore-associated protein 1-like, with protein sequence MDSSELEDLTQHINDKISGVMKILHLRTLAKDPDKRNMLKKISQDLLSINNLLNQFEAQVNQQKEILNSLKELEKLVEEDVKQAKHLKENIPPHMPRKGPVQSSTAVLKTSQGPESNKELELSKKPSKHKDCIREMLFITTAEFENIPAYMKGRFTYDQINNVIQDINKAVVCKYKILKQSLKSMNNATRKLYQRFKDEECKETKGQYFIVHADIKEFTQMKVEKKFHVMLNMLRHCQRLREVRGGGIIRYMLQ encoded by the exons ATGGACTCTTCTGAGCTGGAAGATTTGACCCAGCACATCAATGACAAAATATCTGGTGTCATGAAGATCCTCCATTTAAGGACCTTGG CCAAGGACCCTGATAAGAGAAATATGCTGAAAAAGATAAGTCAGGATCTTCTCTCTATAAACAACCTTTTAAACCAATTTGAAGCACAGGTTAACCAGCAAAAAGAGATACTGAACTCACTCAAG GAGTTAGAGAAATTAGTTGAGGAGGATGTGAAACAGGCAAAGCACCTCAAAGAGAATATTCCTCCCCACATGCCCAGGAAGGGGCCTGTTCAGAGCAG TACTGCAGTGCTAAAAACAAGCCAAGGACCTGAAAGTAATAAGGAATTGGAGCTTTCAAAGAAACCCTCCAAACACAAAGATTGTATCCGAGAGATGCTGTTCATCACAACTGCAGAGTTTGAAAACATTCCAGC ATACATGAAAGGGCGGTTTACCTACGACCAGATCAACAATGTTATTCAAGACATTAACAAAGCAGTGGTGTGCAAGTATAAGATTTTGAAGCAATCTCTCAAATCCATGAACAATGCAACACGAAAACTTTACCAGAGATTCAAGGATGAAGAGTGCAAAGAAACCAAAG GTCAGTATTTTATTGTGCATGCTGATATTAAGGAGTTCACCCAAATGAAGGTGGAAAAGAAGTTCCATGTGATGCTGAACATGCTGCGGCACTGCCAGAGACTGCGAGAGGTCAGGGGGGGAGGGATCATCCGCTACATGCTGCAGTGA